A window of Nitrospirota bacterium genomic DNA:
ATCATGGCCCGGGCATCGGTTGCCCGTTGTCGCGATGTTCACTTGCCGCGTCGTCAATGCTCCATTGGCCATTCAGCCGGACAATATCGAAGTCGCGTACTTGTTGAACTGCGGCATGATTGTGTTCCATGCCGAGAATCAACAAGACATGTACGACTTTACGTTGGCGGGTTTCACGATCAGCGAGAAAAACGATGTGACGCTTCCCGTCGGTGTCTGCTGTGACGGATTCTTTGTCACACATGCCCGAGGGTATGTCCGAATGCAAGACCGCAGCATGAAGTTGCCTCCTCGTGAGGCTTGGCGCGGTGCGGTGCCAGTGCTCGATGCGGAGAATCCTCCCGCCCGTTTGTCCCGCGATGCCCCGGTGCAGAAGTCGAACTTCATGGCCTATAACATCCATGCGGTTTGGCAGCAGGAAGTCTGGGCGGCGGTCGAACGGTCCCGCAAGTACATCAATCAGTATATGGGCGGCTTGCTCACGGCAGAAAATGTCGATGGCGCCGAGGCGGTGATCATCGCTTCAGGCAGTGCCGCGGCGCAGTCGCGTGAAGCGGTCCGTATTTGCGCAGAGAAGGGTATCAAGATCGGCTTGATCAAGATCCGGTCGCTCCGTCCGTTCCCGACGAAAGAGTTGCGGGAACTCTGTGGAAAAGCGAAGCTCATTGTTGTCCCGGAGTTCAACTATCCTGGATGGCTGGCGAAAGAAGTGGCCACGGCGATTTACGGATTCTCCAATGCCAAGATCATCGGCGGGCCAAGAGTCTATGGCGGTCAGTCGATGCCGGTGGAGTTGATCGTGGACGAAGTCGAGTCCGGTCTGACCGGAAAGAAGTCGACCAACGTCGCCCAGTCTTCGATCATGGGTGGAGCCGTCAATCAGGATGACGTCGCGCACTTCATGCGCAGCATCTAGAATAGGCTTCAAGGAAAAAACAAAGAGCCCGATCCGTTCAGGATCGGGCTCTTTTGTTTTTGTCTGGCTGTTAGCTATCAGACTTCGGCATGAAAAACTGACAGCTGATCGCTGAAAGCTACCCCTGCAGTTCGTCTTGCACCAGGTCTTCAGTCTCCGGCATGCCATAGGCCACATACTTGGCATAGGAGAGATAGATCATGGCACTGTCTCTCATGGCCTTGGAGCCTTGCGATAAGCGGAAGACCTGGTCAGGGTTATGAGATGGAGTTGCCCCCATCGTTTCCACGTGGCCTTGGAGGAGCAGGGTGAATCGCTCCATCGAGTTTTCAACATCTTTGTAGGCTAATAAAATTGCATCTGTCATGGTTGTCCTCCTAATCAACATCAGCTTACACTATGCCCATGCAACCCTTCAACGAGAAGACATCATCCAGCCTGTCACCGGAAATTCTCAGCGCCTTAGCACAGGTGTCCTCTGAGCGAAGTCTTCAAGGTACCGCGTTGGCGCAGGCAGTCGTCAACCTCTCGCGTCTCTTTACCACCGCACGCGCAGCATTGCCGCCGAGGTACTTGGATGATGCTGCCCATGCGGCTGCCTATGCATCGTATTTCCTTCCCGTGAACCTCTCAAAAGTTCAAGTCTTGTTAGATGAGCTGCCAAACGGTAGCGAACGGGAAACTCCGGATCGTCCGATGGCGGTGCTTGATCTCGGCTGTGGTCCAGGAACGGGTTCCGTCGCCCTCTTGGACTGGCTGTGGCACCGCAGTCCTGAGCGTGCGAAGTCCGTGTCGGTTTTGGCGACAGATGGTTCCCTCGCGCCGCTGCAGGATACGAAGAGATTGTGGGACGCCTATTGCCGGGAGGTTGGGATACCCAGCGAAGGTCTCCGATGTGTCGTGGGCAATCTCGAGCATCCGCTCAAAGGCGATCTGGGTAAGCAGATTGTGCGAGGCGGGCCGTATGACCTGATTATCATGGCGAATTGTCTGAACGAAATGTTTCCGGTATCGGTCGACCCCCCTGCCGAACGTGCCACGGTTGTTGCGCAACTTCTACCGTTTCTCGCACCGCAGGGAACGATCATGATCGTCGAACCGGCGTTACGGCAAACGGCTCGAGCGCTGCATCAGGTGCGTAACCACCTGCTCAAACAGGGTGTTTGCATGGTGTATAGTCCCTGCCTGCATGAAGGGGCCTGTCCTGCGTTAGACCGTCCAGACGATTGGTGCCATGAGGAACGACCCTGGCAGACGCCTCCTGCGATTGCCGAGATCGATCGGGAGGTGGGGTTTATTAAAGACGCGCTGAAGTTTTCCTACCTGCTCTTGCGTACCGACGGTCGCACTATTGTGCCGCGTAGCCCGCAGACCTTCCGGGTCGTGAGCGAACTACGGGAATTGAAGGGGGAGAAGCGGGCCTGGCTGTGCAATGAAACGGGACGGCCTGAAGTCGGTCGGCTGGATCGAAAGGCCTCTCCTCAGAATGCGGCTCTTGATAGCTGGCATCGCGGCGCGATCGTGCAGATCGAGCGGATTGTGCGAAAAGAGAAAGATGGAAAGGTGTCGGCGCTAGGACGAATCGAGCGCGCGGCTGCTGTTGAGATTATCCGTCCAGCATGAATCATCGGGATGGGCTGGCGGGGCGATCTCTTGTGCTCGCGCAACGCGAGCACAAGGTTTCGAATTTGTAGATTGAGGGCGGTGCTCGTCGCATGCGCGCACGTACGGGATCACCCCGCCTCCCTCCCTAAAGAGTAGTGGCGGGGACAGACCGCTTATGGGCCTGTCCCGGTTCTAAGGCAGGTGGTGGTACGTTCTTGCTCTGTGTAAAGGAAGCGCATAGGATTTGCTCAATCAAGGGGCTCTGACTCCTTAGTTCTACTCAAAATTTGTCCTCCGCACATGCATTACGTACCAGAACAAGTCACGGAAATTGAGCAGGGGTATGAAGCGGTTTTACGGGAGCTGGATGACTTAACGATATCACTTGTCCGTGATTCTCCGCCTTTGTTGAAGGTTAAGAGGGCGCAAGAATATCTGGATCATGGGGTCTGTAGAAGACTTAGAATAATTAGGCGATGTATTCAAAACATCTTTTCTGTCTTCCCTCCCGATAGAACAGAATTGTTGAGCGAGGATGAACGTAGCGATGTAGAGATCAGCCTGCATGCCTTTGTTATTAATATCTATGGGGCGCCGGATAATCTTGCATGGATATACGTTCTCGAAAAAGGGATTGTTCTCACGCCTTCTCGCGTTGGGCTCTTTAAGAAGGAAACCCAGGAGCATTTGCCTCAAGAGGTTCGAGGTTATCTAAGATCGAGGACGATTAATGAATGGCACGGGAAGTACGCCAAGGACTATCGAGATGCGCTTGCCCACAGAATTCCTCTTTATGTTCCGCCTTGGAGTTGTACGCCTGCACAAGGGGAAAGGTATAAAGAGCTCGAAGCGATGATTTCAGAGGAAATGACGAGGTGCAACTTTGATCAAGTGCAGAAGTTTAGTGATGAGCAAGACGCGATTCGCAGCGTCTGCCTTACCTTCTTACATTCGTTCTCAGACGATCGCGCATTTCCGCCTGTGTACTTTCATTCGCAAGTAATCGCAGATGCGAGAACTGTGATGGAAATAATTCGGGTGGTCCGCCCATGTCTGGATAAGGCACTGGGTAAGCAAGCAGAAAGCCAGGGGTGGGTTGGTAGAGTATCTGGATTATTCTGCTGGTTTCGTAGTCTGATCAAAAAGGTCAGCCAATAAGAGCATGGTACTTGGTGAAGGCGACGGGTTTGGAAGCGACTCGTCGCTGTCTACTCTCTCTTAGGGCAGAGTTGAGCGGTTCTGTGTCGCGAATCGCAGAGACGAGGGGGTTTACGTTTGACGAATGACGAGGCTTCAGTCCGCTTCCGGTTCAGAGTTCCCGTGCTGGTGACTCACTCTGTCCTCGTCGAACAGTGCGGCCATTTCTTCGGCGATCATGTCGCGATCGTTCGGCACTGACACGAGCGGGATTTCTTTTCTGACTCTGGCCACGGGCTCAGGGGCAGGAGTTGCAGGAACGTTCGCTGGATCTTTGGGTGTGTCAGACATGTCTAAAGTATACACGATGCTGACGGTGAAAAGGCGATCTATTCAAAGGCTTCCAAGGAGGATCGCTCCGGGAAGGTCTTTTGGCATGAGGTACAGGTCAGGAAATAGATAGATTCACGGACGGACATGGTAATACGAAAGTTGAGGCTTACGCCTCGCTGATTGCAGGTCGGGCAGGACATCTCTTTGAGCCGGTACGGGATATCCGGTTGCGTGCGCTGGTAGAATTCCATATCCGTGTAGATCGGGAAGCTGTAGTAGCATTTTTTGCAGACGCCTCGCCATTCTCCATCCGCCTGCATAAAGCGTTGATCGACTCCGAAGCGTGACTCCTTACAGATCGCGCATTGAACGGTCTCGAGTCTGGTTTCCACTTCTTTGACGGTGAGGCTGGGCATTCACAGGCTCCTTGCGCAGAAGTGCGCGATATTGTGCGGATAGTATAACGTTCACGGAGAAGCGAGCGCAACGGGATCTGTCAGGGATTTTTTCTTGACCTGATCACGGCGCCGCTTATACTGAGAAGACGATGCACTTTATTACCGAGACACTCCTGGTTGGCAATATCAACGATGCGAGCGAGCCGCCGGCACAGGTCAGCGCGGTGCTCCTGGTCGCGGCTGAATTTACCATACAGCCTCCCGCATGGCTCTCGTCTGGCAGGATTCCGTTTTCAGAATATGCTGAAGCCGAGCCCCTTCTATTGGACCGGGCTGTGAGCTGGGTCGAACAGCATGCTTCTGACAATCGGGTGATGGTCTGCTGCCGTGCCGGGATGAGCCGGTCTGTATCTGTGGTCATGGCCTATCTCTGTTGTGTCCAGGGGATGACCTATGCGGAGGTTTTGAAGTTGGTCACGACTCGCCGACCTGGCGCCATGCCCCTTCCCAATCTGGAGAAAGCCATCATTCAGGTTCGGCGCCTTCGCCATACTCGCACGATGGGCAAGCCAGCTCTCGCGTCACGCCGATCCTCTGGTTCGTAGTTCCGGTACCGAGTACGATCTTTCCCGCAGCCGTTCTTCTTCCACATTGCCTTTCACGTGCGGCTCATGGCCTAATCCCCCTGATTAGAGTGGGCGCGTCACTTGAGCCGGATTTCTTTCGATGCCGGAATTGCCAGAAGCAGAGGCCGTTGCCCGTCAGATACGGGATCGTTTACTTGGCGCGCAACTCAGCGAGTGCCAGGTGGGCCGGGCGGATATTGTTCGTGAAGGGTTACCCACGCTCTCGTGGTATCGCGGTGCGCGTCTGGAAGATGTGGTGCGATATGGCAAGAGTGTGGCGATGGGGTTCAGGAAAGAGGGCGAATTACGATACATCGTCGCAGAGCTCGGTATGACCGGCCTCCTGCTCTTTCACGCGACGAAGACGAAACATCCGCAGCATGTGCATGTTCGCATGTCGTTCACGGGTGGCCGTGAGTCGGAGCTGCGCTATTGGAATCCACGACGCTTCGGACGGATGTCCTTGCTGGATCAGGCGGGACTCGATGCCTATCGCGCCCGTCGTTTTGGAGTAGATCCTTTGGTGGTATCGCGCGATGAGTTCATCAGTCTGATGGAAGCCAAACGTGGCAGGCTCAAGCCGTTGTTGATGCATCAGCAAGTCATCGCGGGGATCGGGAATATCTACGCGAATGAAATTCTCTTCCGCGCCAGGCTCCATCCAAACCGTGAGGTGAATCGGCTGCGCGTGGCGGCGATTGTCACGCTCCATGAGACCATGCAATCGGTGCTGCGCGAGGCAATTTTCTGCGGCGGATCGAGCGTCAAGGATTTCTTCGCGCCGGATGGCACGGAAGGCCAATACAAGCGCCGTCATCTCGTCTATGGTAAAGAAGGTCAGTCCTGCCCCAACCATTGCGGACGGACAATTATCCGTCTTCAAAGTGAACGAAGCTCGTTTTTTTGCCCAGCCTGCCAATCAAATCGATTCCGGGGATAATTCTTGCCCAAGCCATGTAGGAGGCGTCTAGGCATGCGGCATACTTTATTCCATACTTTCATTGGCTTAGGTCGAGGTGCGCCCAGCGCTCTTGCCGATAGGCCTTTTGAGCTAATGGACTTAGTTCCTCTGGTGTATTGAGTCGTTCAACCGATTTCGTTAGAATCCTCCTCCTTTACAATTGTTTCTCACCATTCTGAAGGAGTGACGCCATGGCGAAGGTGCTCGAAGGTCCCGGGATGGGGCTGATGAAGAAGTGGGGTATCACGGTCCCCAACTATGTCGTCGTCACTTCGGTTGACGAATTGACGAAGCTCGGCCAAGCCAATGAATGGCTGAAGAAATCCAAGTTGGTGGTTAAGGCGCATGAAGCGCTCGGTTCCCGGTTCAAGCTCGGTCTGGTGAAGGTCGATCTTGATTTCAAGGCGGCGGAAGCTGCGGCGAAGGAGATGATCGGTCGTCAGGTCGGCAGCATCACCGTCTCCCAGGTGATCGTGTCCGAAATGATCCCTCACAAAGAAGAATATTATTGTGCGGTGAAGTCTACCCGTGAAGGGACGGACATTCTGGTCGCGAATTGCGGCGGCATCGAAGTCGAGTCGAATTGGGATCGCGTGAAGCGATTGGCTTTGGAAGTCGGACAGCAGCCCTCGGCGGAAGCACTGGAGAAGGTGGCGAAGGATGCGGGTTTCACCGGTCCGCTCGTGAAGAAGATGGCCGATTTTGCTGGTAAAATGTTTGCCTGTTTTGACAGTGAAGATGCGCAGTATCTGGAAGTGAATCCCGTCGTGTTGCGCGAACAAGACAGCGAATTGATTGCCTTGGATGCGGTCACGCTTCTCGACGGCGACGCCAAGTTCCGGCATCCCGATTGGAACTTTGCCTTTGCCGCAGAATTCGGCCGTGCCTATTCCAAACACGAAATGGAAGTGATGGCGGTCGACTCCAAGATCAAGGGGTCAGTCAAGTTTATCGAGATTCCCGGCGGAGATACGGCGATGCTCCCGGCAGGCGGTGGCGCCAGCGTCTATTATTCCGATGCCGTCGTGGCGCGCGGTGGCAAGCTCGCCAACTACGCCGAATACTCAGGCGATCCGCCAGACTGGGCGGTTGAAGTGTTGACGGATAAGGTCTGCTCATTGCCCGGGATCAAGAACATCATCGTCGGCGGGGCGATTGCCAATTTCACCGACGTGGTAAAGACCTTCGGCGGCATCATCAACGGATTCCGCAAGGCAAAGTCGGAAGGGAAGCTCAAGGGCGTGAAGATCTGGGTACGTCGCGGAGGCCCGCGAGAGAAGGAAGGGCTCGACGCGATGCGCGCGCTCAAGGACGAAGGGTTCGACATCAACGTCTTCGATCGTAATACGCCGCTCACCGACATCGTTGATAAGGCACTCCAGGCGAAGTAGCCGCCGTCAATGACCAACTGAATATTAAGGGGAGATCCCGATGAGTATCCTGGCAAATAAAGATACCTATGTGGTCATTCAGGGCGGCGTTGCCGGTGTCAACGCTGCGCGCCGGATGGCCGAGTTTTGCTACCTGATCAAACGTTCGCTGAACGTGTTAGCTTTTGTCTATCCTCCTGATGCCGGCAAGGCACACGAAATTCCATACGGCAGCGGCCTGGTGACCGTTCCCATCTATAAGACTGTCGCGGAAGCCACCAAGAACCATCCCCAGATCAATACCAGCCTCGTCTATATCGGTGCGGATCGTGCGCTGAAGGGCGGGATGGAAGCCTTGGATGACTCGCATATCAAGGTGGTCTCCATGATCACCGAGGGTGTGCCTGAAAAGGATGCCAAGATCCTGGGCCGTCATGCGACCAAGCTCAAGAAGGTGTTCAATGGCCCTTCGTCGATTGGTATTGTGTCAGCCGGGTCCTGTCGCCTCGGCGTGATCGGCGGCGCTTTTGACAACCTGGTGCTGTCGAAGCTCTACCGCGAAGGGTCCTTCGGCGTCATCACCAAGTCGGGCGGTCTCTCCAACGAAATTATCTGGATCTGCTCGCAGTTTGCCGACGGTATTACGACAGCCATCGGAATCGGCGGCGATGCCTATCCGGGAACCGACTATGTGAGTTATCTCGAGATGTTCGAGAACGATCCCCAGACGAAGGCGGTCATCATCGTCGGCGAAATGGGCGGCGATCTCGAAGAGCGGGCCGCCGAGTGGTATGGCGCCAAGAAGCGGCGCGTCAAGTTGATGGCCGTGGTCTCCGGCTTCTGCCAGGAGAGCCTGCCGAAGGGCATGAAGTTCGGTCACGCCGGCGCGAAGGAAGGCTTGAAGGGCGAAGGATCGGCCCGTGCCAAATCCGATGCCTTGAAAAATGCCGGTGCGATTGTCCCGGCGACGTTCGGGGCTTTGGGCCCGGCGATCAAGGAAGCCTATCAGGAGATGTTGAAGTCCGGTCAGGTGAAGGAACCGGTCGAGCCGGCTTCACTGCCGAAATTGCCCAAGAGCATTGAAGCGGCCATGAAGGCCGATGAAGTCATGGTGGCCCCGCTGATCCGTACCACGATCAGCGATGACCGCGGCGACGAACCCTGCTACGACGGATACCCGGCTTCCGAGCTCATCAATAAAGGCTACGAAATCCCCCACGTCGTGGGACTGTTGTGGGATAAGCGGCTGATCTCCAAGCAAGAAGCTGAAATCATCAAGCGTATCATGATGCTTTCCGCCGATCATGGTCCCTGCGTCAGCGGGGCCTTGGGGACGATCATCGCGGCCTGCGCCGGGATCGGACTGTCCCAGTCGGTAGCGGCAGGCTTGATCATGATCGGCCCCCGCTTCGGCGGCGCCGTGACCGATGCCGGACGCTTCTTCAAACATGCGGTCGACAACAAAATGACGGTGGACGAGTTCCTGGTTTATATGAAGAAGAACCATGGCCCTGTGCCGGGGATCGGCCATCGGGTGAAGAGCTTGCGTAATCCTGACAAGCGGGTGAAGGAGCTGGTCGGATACGTCAAGAGTTTGAACATGAAGACGCCGTGCCTCGATTTTGCGCTCGAAGTGGAAAAGATCACGTCGGTGAAGAAGGACAACCTGATCCTGAACGTGGACGGCACGATGGCGGCGGTGCTCGTCGATATCGGCTTCCCGGTCGACAGTTTGAACGGTTTCTTCATCCTCTCGCGCACGATCGGGCTGATCGGGCATTGGGTGGATCAAAAACGTCAGGACAGCCGCTTGATCAGGCTGTTCGATTATTTGGTGAATTACGCGGCTCCCAAGCGCCGCGAAGTGCCGCCATTAAAGTAGGCAAGTGGCGAGAGGCGCGCGGCAAGGGGCTAATTCCCTCTCGCCCCTAGCCTCGTGCCTCTAGCCCGATAGTAAGGAGAAGAATCATGTCGATCGATCTGGCGAAAAATCTCTATACGAAGATGCCCGACGTGTTTGCCAAGGCCCGGAAGAAGTTCGGGCGTGGTTTGACGTTGGCGGAGAAGGTGCTCGTTTCACATGCCGACAATTTCGACACCCAGACGTGGGAACGCGGCAAGGCGATGTTGGCCTTGCGCCCCGATCGTGTGGCGATGCAGGACGCGACGGCCCAGATGGCCATGTTGCAGTTCATGCAGGCCAACAAGAAGCAAGCGGCTGTGCCGAGCACCATCCATTGCGATCACTTGATCCGTGCCGAAATGGGTTCCGAGAAGGACCTGCTTCGTGCGGTAGACGAGAACAAGGAAGTCTATAATTTTCTCGCCTCGGCGGCGAAGAAGTACGGCATCGGCTTCTGGAAGCCTGGCGCCGGGATCATTCACCAGGTCGTGCTGGAGAACTATGCGTTCCCCGGCAGCTTGATCATCGGTACCGATTCACATACCCCCAACGGCGGCGGACTTGGTGGCTTAGCCATTGGTGTCGGTGGTGCGGACGCCGGCGAAGTCATGGCCGGTCTGCCATGGGAAGTGCTCCATCCGAAGCTGATCGGTATCCGCCTGACCGGTAAGTTGAGCGGCTGGGCCTCGGCCAAGGACGTCATCCTGTACCTTTGCGGTCTTCTGACGGTGAAGGGCGGAACGAACAAGATCGTCGAGTACTTCGGCCCCGGAGCCGAGACCATCAGTGCAACCGGCAAGGGCACGATTTGCAACATGGGAGCGGAGTTGGGCGCGACGACCTCCGTGTTCCCCTTCGACCAGAAGATGGTCGCCTATCTGAACATCACAGATCGGGCAGAGTTGGCCAATCTTGCCATCGCGAACAAGGCCTTGCTGGTGGCGGATCCAGAGGTCTATCAGACGCCTGAGAAATACTACGACCAGATCGTGGAAGTCGACCTGTCGACGCTCGAACCCCATGTCGTCGGGCCCCATACGCCGGACCTTGCGCGACCCATCTCCAAGATGGCGGCGGAAGCGAAGGAGAAGGGTTATCCGGTCGAACTCAAGGCGGCCCTCATCGGCAGCTGCACCAATTCCTCCTATGAAGACATTAGCCGTTCGGCCCACATCGCCCAGCAAGGGTTGAAGGCCGGGCTCAAGGCGAAGGCCTCGTTCCTGGTCTCGCCAGGTTCCGAGCGTATTTATCACACGATGAAGCGCGACGGGTTCTTGGACACGTTTGAAAAATTGGGTGGCACGGTACTGTCGAATTCTTGCGGTCCCTGTATCGGACAGTGGAAGCGGGCCGATGGCGTGAAGGGGAAGGCGGATTCGATCGTCAGTTCGTTTAACCGGAACTTCCCTGGCCGCAACGATGGCATCAGTGAGACCTTGTCATTCCTTGCAAGCCCGGAAATTGTGACGGCTTATGCCATCTCGGGAGATTTGGCTTTCGATCCTGTCAATCAGACGCTCAAGGGCGCGGACGGCAAGCAGTTTAAGTTCGAGCCGCCGCAGGGTGAAGAGCTTCCATCCAAGGGCTTCGCGAAGGCTGACGAAGGTTTTGTGGCGCCGGCCGCCAACGGGGATGGTTTGACCGTCGACATTCCGCCGACGAGCGAGCGACTACAACTATTGCAGCCTTTCCCACGCTGGGACGGCAAAGATTTCGAAAAGCTTCCGCTGTTGATCAAGACCAAGGGCAAAACGACGACCGATCACATCTCTCCGGCCGGTCCTTGGCTCAAGTTCCGCGGCCATCTGGACAAGATCAGCGACAACATGTTCCTGGGCGCGAACAATGCGTTCTTCCCAGAGCCCGGCAAGGGGACAGACGTGTTGACCGGGGAGACCGGCTTGACCATGGCGCAGATCGCCCGCCGATATAAGGCAAAGGGGATCGGTTCGATTGTGGTCGGAGATGAGAATTACGGCGAGGGCAGCAGCCGGGAACATGCCGCGATGTCTCCGCGTTTCCTCAACGTGCGCGTTGTCATCACGAAGGGCTTTGCCCGCATTCACGAGACCAATTTGAAGAAGCAGGGGATCTTGGCGTTGACCTTCGCTGACCCGAAGGATTACGAGAAGATTGAGCAACAGGACCGCATCAGCGTGACGGGGCTTAGCAGCCTGGCTCCCGGCAAACCGGTGCAGGTGACGATACACAAGACGGATGGCACTTCGCTCACCATCCAGGCGAACCACAGCATCACCGATCAACAGATTGCGTGGTTCAAGGCTGGTTCAGCGTTGAATGCGCTGAACTGACAACGAGCTAACAGAGGAATAACCATGACGACCAAGGCATCCAAGATCATTTATACGAAGACGGACGAAGCGCCGATGTTGGCGACCTATTCGTTCTTGCCGATCATCAATGCCTTCAGCAAGGCAGCCGGTGTGTCCGTTGAGCTGCGGGACATCTCTCTGGCCGGGCGTATCATTGCCTTGTTCCCCGATTACTTGACGCCTGAGCAGAAGCAGTCAGACGACCTGGCCGAGTTGGGCGCGTTGGCCAAGACCCCGGAAGCCAATATTATCAAGCTCCCCAACATCAGCGCCTCGCTGCCCCAGTTGCAAGAAGCCATTAAGGAGTTGCAGGGCCAGGGGTATAAACTGCCCGAGTATCCGGAAGTTCCAAAAGACGACAAAGAGAAAGACGTCAAGTCGCGCTACGACAAAGTGAAAGGCAGCGCCGTGAACCCGGTCCTGCGCGAAGGCAATTCCGATCGCCGCGCGGCGCCGGCCGTCAAGCGCTATGCGCGCAAGAACCCGCACTCGATGGGCGAGTGGAGTCCGGCGTCGCGCACCCACGTTTCGCACATGCGCCACGGTGATTTCTACCATGACGAAAAATCCATGACACTGGACACGGCGCGCGACGTCAGGCTGGAACTGGTCGCCAGGAGCGGCAAGACCATTGTGCTGCGGCCCAAGGTTGCGCTGCTCGCCGGCGAGATCATCGACAGCATGTTCATGAGCAAGAAAGCCCTGCTCGATTTCTATGAAACCGAGATCGAGGACGCATACAAAACCGGCGTGTTGTTCTCGCTGCACGTCAAGGCCACCATGATGAAGGTGTCGCATCCCATCGTGTTCGGTCACTGCGTGAAGATCTACTACAAGGACGCGTTTGCCAAACACGGCAAATTGTTTGAAGAGTTGGGTGTGAACGTCAACAACGGGCTGGTCAACC
This region includes:
- a CDS encoding small ribosomal subunit Rsm22 family protein is translated as MPMQPFNEKTSSSLSPEILSALAQVSSERSLQGTALAQAVVNLSRLFTTARAALPPRYLDDAAHAAAYASYFLPVNLSKVQVLLDELPNGSERETPDRPMAVLDLGCGPGTGSVALLDWLWHRSPERAKSVSVLATDGSLAPLQDTKRLWDAYCREVGIPSEGLRCVVGNLEHPLKGDLGKQIVRGGPYDLIIMANCLNEMFPVSVDPPAERATVVAQLLPFLAPQGTIMIVEPALRQTARALHQVRNHLLKQGVCMVYSPCLHEGACPALDRPDDWCHEERPWQTPPAIAEIDREVGFIKDALKFSYLLLRTDGRTIVPRSPQTFRVVSELRELKGEKRAWLCNETGRPEVGRLDRKASPQNAALDSWHRGAIVQIERIVRKEKDGKVSALGRIERAAAVEIIRPA
- the mutM gene encoding bifunctional DNA-formamidopyrimidine glycosylase/DNA-(apurinic or apyrimidinic site) lyase, translating into MPELPEAEAVARQIRDRLLGAQLSECQVGRADIVREGLPTLSWYRGARLEDVVRYGKSVAMGFRKEGELRYIVAELGMTGLLLFHATKTKHPQHVHVRMSFTGGRESELRYWNPRRFGRMSLLDQAGLDAYRARRFGVDPLVVSRDEFISLMEAKRGRLKPLLMHQQVIAGIGNIYANEILFRARLHPNREVNRLRVAAIVTLHETMQSVLREAIFCGGSSVKDFFAPDGTEGQYKRRHLVYGKEGQSCPNHCGRTIIRLQSERSSFFCPACQSNRFRG
- a CDS encoding ATP citrate lyase citrate-binding domain-containing protein, which produces MAKVLEGPGMGLMKKWGITVPNYVVVTSVDELTKLGQANEWLKKSKLVVKAHEALGSRFKLGLVKVDLDFKAAEAAAKEMIGRQVGSITVSQVIVSEMIPHKEEYYCAVKSTREGTDILVANCGGIEVESNWDRVKRLALEVGQQPSAEALEKVAKDAGFTGPLVKKMADFAGKMFACFDSEDAQYLEVNPVVLREQDSELIALDAVTLLDGDAKFRHPDWNFAFAAEFGRAYSKHEMEVMAVDSKIKGSVKFIEIPGGDTAMLPAGGGASVYYSDAVVARGGKLANYAEYSGDPPDWAVEVLTDKVCSLPGIKNIIVGGAIANFTDVVKTFGGIINGFRKAKSEGKLKGVKIWVRRGGPREKEGLDAMRALKDEGFDINVFDRNTPLTDIVDKALQAK
- a CDS encoding aconitate hydratase, which codes for MSIDLAKNLYTKMPDVFAKARKKFGRGLTLAEKVLVSHADNFDTQTWERGKAMLALRPDRVAMQDATAQMAMLQFMQANKKQAAVPSTIHCDHLIRAEMGSEKDLLRAVDENKEVYNFLASAAKKYGIGFWKPGAGIIHQVVLENYAFPGSLIIGTDSHTPNGGGLGGLAIGVGGADAGEVMAGLPWEVLHPKLIGIRLTGKLSGWASAKDVILYLCGLLTVKGGTNKIVEYFGPGAETISATGKGTICNMGAELGATTSVFPFDQKMVAYLNITDRAELANLAIANKALLVADPEVYQTPEKYYDQIVEVDLSTLEPHVVGPHTPDLARPISKMAAEAKEKGYPVELKAALIGSCTNSSYEDISRSAHIAQQGLKAGLKAKASFLVSPGSERIYHTMKRDGFLDTFEKLGGTVLSNSCGPCIGQWKRADGVKGKADSIVSSFNRNFPGRNDGISETLSFLASPEIVTAYAISGDLAFDPVNQTLKGADGKQFKFEPPQGEELPSKGFAKADEGFVAPAANGDGLTVDIPPTSERLQLLQPFPRWDGKDFEKLPLLIKTKGKTTTDHISPAGPWLKFRGHLDKISDNMFLGANNAFFPEPGKGTDVLTGETGLTMAQIARRYKAKGIGSIVVGDENYGEGSSREHAAMSPRFLNVRVVITKGFARIHETNLKKQGILALTFADPKDYEKIEQQDRISVTGLSSLAPGKPVQVTIHKTDGTSLTIQANHSITDQQIAWFKAGSALNALN
- a CDS encoding dual specificity protein phosphatase, with protein sequence MHFITETLLVGNINDASEPPAQVSAVLLVAAEFTIQPPAWLSSGRIPFSEYAEAEPLLLDRAVSWVEQHASDNRVMVCCRAGMSRSVSVVMAYLCCVQGMTYAEVLKLVTTRRPGAMPLPNLEKAIIQVRRLRHTRTMGKPALASRRSSGS
- a CDS encoding transketolase C-terminal domain-containing protein; amino-acid sequence: MFLEAPRTKEFITGSEAAKEAIRRSNVDLAIAYPITPQSETMQLVGVLYGEGYVKEYYRGEEEVGVMAAIAGGSRAGVRCYTATAGPGTLRGLEGIASWPGHRLPVVAMFTCRVVNAPLAIQPDNIEVAYLLNCGMIVFHAENQQDMYDFTLAGFTISEKNDVTLPVGVCCDGFFVTHARGYVRMQDRSMKLPPREAWRGAVPVLDAENPPARLSRDAPVQKSNFMAYNIHAVWQQEVWAAVERSRKYINQYMGGLLTAENVDGAEAVIIASGSAAAQSREAVRICAEKGIKIGLIKIRSLRPFPTKELRELCGKAKLIVVPEFNYPGWLAKEVATAIYGFSNAKIIGGPRVYGGQSMPVELIVDEVESGLTGKKSTNVAQSSIMGGAVNQDDVAHFMRSI
- a CDS encoding citrate/2-methylcitrate synthase; the encoded protein is MSILANKDTYVVIQGGVAGVNAARRMAEFCYLIKRSLNVLAFVYPPDAGKAHEIPYGSGLVTVPIYKTVAEATKNHPQINTSLVYIGADRALKGGMEALDDSHIKVVSMITEGVPEKDAKILGRHATKLKKVFNGPSSIGIVSAGSCRLGVIGGAFDNLVLSKLYREGSFGVITKSGGLSNEIIWICSQFADGITTAIGIGGDAYPGTDYVSYLEMFENDPQTKAVIIVGEMGGDLEERAAEWYGAKKRRVKLMAVVSGFCQESLPKGMKFGHAGAKEGLKGEGSARAKSDALKNAGAIVPATFGALGPAIKEAYQEMLKSGQVKEPVEPASLPKLPKSIEAAMKADEVMVAPLIRTTISDDRGDEPCYDGYPASELINKGYEIPHVVGLLWDKRLISKQEAEIIKRIMMLSADHGPCVSGALGTIIAACAGIGLSQSVAAGLIMIGPRFGGAVTDAGRFFKHAVDNKMTVDEFLVYMKKNHGPVPGIGHRVKSLRNPDKRVKELVGYVKSLNMKTPCLDFALEVEKITSVKKDNLILNVDGTMAAVLVDIGFPVDSLNGFFILSRTIGLIGHWVDQKRQDSRLIRLFDYLVNYAAPKRREVPPLK